In Mytilus edulis chromosome 7, xbMytEdul2.2, whole genome shotgun sequence, a single genomic region encodes these proteins:
- the LOC139481619 gene encoding uncharacterized protein, which yields METKKPELNEICPGLFSMKLNMMHTSNQAWIDNRKKALNNAKDKEHLIVQDVVELMVIVVDSPSQKRRNKATNIEKLERKIKHNPNHLNTLADLAVLKRNSNLPEKAAILEERINEILNSSDPNDIIEKAISVLEKGYAALFEDYTGSGIEAQQMLLESLQLIKVEQNTAVGKKKGVLREASNCILDARRRMFQALNCKTNDSFYDKNSSVELLEKGLQYLSNTSYSKEKYYIWKFYYGMAYSRMSDIEVATSNKTSISEKAVNLFWSVIENLSKDNECFSIYRARSYAYIGHILISTHKPSDAYPSYSSYENDKQFQALLGTPLSSFQCAYNELSNDEVVLSREGMSLWLLYKFGPAKNIEYLEKSERQLSSSILHNPYLRRFDFSTRMKVYLEMSSLEGIPLERREDLLKKALADGKTSVGLNLNARDVCKLAEICQRLAKFPNFYRNGPKAVTNIEYLHVALDYLNQCFKAKGQNYFTAYTFGAIYFGLGEFRTASEWHKRAFMISDFKLGNGNIKPLLFSILSLGEGSNMYVELIQVLTYIARKRKDVQFLRTLVPKVHVEDYLRSLLNFFIFLQTFPLTAEQVEIAETLKGCLIRKNVLKADQVGGSQYTITTTQVVEYDVKPEIVYQRVQMKTEPVDVQHNWSYDFCIITSGVNTGWVQCFLQHQLSTPMVDSDMIFTGFPGIDYDSCSTLLETTMNGIKKSRKSILVLSKDFLTREWCLLKQIILKTLQNRSDFLFIILLEKCDVPSEIDDAHLSYFDFTDEMRIPFETQHLKLALLEN from the exons ATGGAGACTAAGAAACCAGAATTGAATGAAATATGCCCCGGCTTATTCAGTATGAAATTAAACATGATGCATACATCAAACCAAGCGTGGATCGATAATCGGAAAAAAGCGTTAAACAATGCAAAAGACAAAGAACATCTTATAGTTCAGGATGTTGTTGAGCTAATGGTGATTGTAGTGGATAGTCCATCACAAAAACGTAGAAACAAGGCAACCAATATTGAAAAGCTTGAACGTAAGATAAAGCATAACCCAAATCATTTAAATACATTAGCTGACCTTGCAGTATTGAAAAGAAACAGCAATTTACCCGAAAAGGCTGCCATCTTAGAAGAGAGAATAAATGAAATCTTGAATAGCAGCGATCCAAATGACATCATTGAAAAGGCAATAAGTGTCCTTGAAAAAGGTTATGCTGCTTTATTTGAAGATTACACCGGAAGCGGAATTGAAGCACAGCAAATGTTATTAGAGTCTTTACAACTAATCAAGGTTGAACAAAATACTGCTGTAGGAAAGAAGAAAGGTGTTCTGAGAGAGGCTTCAAATTGCATACTCGATGCACGACGACGGATGTTTCAAGCactaaactgtaaaacaaatgacAGTTTCTATGATAAAAATTCTAGTGTGGAATTGCTCGAAAAAGGGTTGCAATATCTCTCAAATACTTCGTATTCgaaagaaaaatattacatttggaAATTTTACTATGGAATGGCTTACAGTAGAATGTCTGACATTGAAGTGGCCACAAGCAACAAAACATCCATAAGTGAGAAAGCTGTAAATCTATTCTGGTCAGTAATTGAGAACTTATCAAAAGACAACGAATGCTTCTCTATTTATAGAGCTCGTTCATATGCGTATATTGGCCATATTCTTATTTCCACACATAAACCCTCCGATGCCTATCCAAGTTACAGCTcatatgaaaatgacaaacagttTCAAGCCCTTCTTGGTACTCCGCTGTCTTCTTTCCAATGTGCATATAATGAACTTTCTAATGATGAGGTTGTTCTTAGTCGTGAGGGAATGAGTCTTTGGTTATTGTACAAGTTCGGTCCGGCTAAAAACATCGAATATCTTGAAAAGTCTGAAAGGCAATTATCGTCTTCCATATTACACAACCCTTACCTGCGCCGGTTTGACTTTTCGACCAGAATGAAGGTCTATCTGGAAATGTCCTCTTTGGAAGGTATTCCTCTTGAAAGGAGAGAAGATTTATTAAAGAAAGCGTTAGCGGACGGGAAAACGTCAGTAGGGCTAAATTTGAACGCAAGGGACGTATGTAAACTCGCTGAAATTTGTCAAAGACTAGCTAAGTTTCCAAATTTTTACCGGAATGGACCAAAAGCGGTTACAAACATTGAGTACTTACATGTAGCCCTTGATTACCTTAACCAGTGCTTTAAAGCAAAGGGTCAAAATTATTTCACAGCATACACATTTGGGGCAATTTATTTTGGTTTAGGCGAATTTAGGACCGCATCAGAATGGCATAAGAGAGCATTCATGATATCAGATTTTAAGTTAGGAAATGGAAATATCAAAccattattgttttcaattttgagtTTGGGAGAGGGATCAAATATGTATGTCGAGCTCATTCAGGTGTTAACATATATAGCTAGAAAACGGAAGGACGTACAATTCCTTCGTACGTTAGTACCAAAAGTTCATGTGGAGGACTATCTAAGAagtcttttaaattttttcattttcttacaAACCTTTCCACTCACGGCAGAGCAAGTTGAAATTGCAGAGACTTTGAAAGGTTGTTTAATCAGGAAAAACGTCTTAAAAGCTGACCAGGTAGGGGGTAGTCAGTACACAATAACTACCACTCAAGTCGTAGAATATGACGTAAAACCGGAAATTGTGTATCAACGTGTTCAAATGAAGACGGAACCTGTGGATGTTCAGCACAACTGGAGTTATGATTTCTGTATTATCACGAGTGGAGTCAATACTGGTTGGGTTCAATGCTTTCTACAACATCAGTTGAGCACACCAATGGTCGATAGCGACATGATCTTTACAG GTTTTCCAGGCATTGATTATGACTCCTGTTCAACGTTATTGGAGACGACTATGAACGGTATAAAGAAAAGTCGGAAAAGCATACTAGTTCTTTCCAAAGACTTTCTGACAAGAGAATGGTGTCTGTTGAAACAGATAATTCTGAAAACGCTACAGAACAGATCggactttttatttataattttacttgAAAAGTGTGATGTGCCATCGGAGATAGATGATGCACATTTATCGTACTTTGATTTCACTGATGAAATGAGGATTCCTTTTGAAACTCAACATCTGAAGTTGGCTTTACTTGAAAACTGa